A single region of the [Limnothrix rosea] IAM M-220 genome encodes:
- the egtD gene encoding L-histidine N(alpha)-methyltransferase yields the protein MTASTTQAGQLKLVYLLEKEDLEETGKQLLQGLRETPKTISPRYFYDVKGSALFEQICELPEYYPTRTEAEILKTVSSEIAAITGNAELVELGSGSSTKTRFLLDAYQQFEQLDYVPVDVSASIVEFAAERLFQEYETLSITGLIGTYEQAIAHLPDAGDLPRMLIFLGSTLGNFSAADSDRFFKQTRQSLRTGDYFLLGLDRHKSSDILEAAYNDSQGITAAFNLNMLEHLNDRYGANFETRNFRHRAIYNVPKRQIEMHLDCLATHTVTFPSLDTTIEFQGGESILTEISRKFELEQLQDNLAMQGLKTVKVWGDRRDWFSLILTQVV from the coding sequence ATGACTGCATCAACGACTCAAGCAGGGCAGTTGAAACTAGTGTATTTACTGGAAAAAGAGGATTTAGAAGAGACAGGCAAACAGCTCCTTCAAGGTCTGAGGGAAACGCCGAAAACCATTTCACCCCGTTATTTTTACGATGTTAAGGGGTCTGCCCTGTTTGAACAAATTTGTGAACTGCCGGAGTATTATCCAACGCGTACGGAGGCGGAAATTCTTAAAACCGTTTCGTCAGAAATTGCGGCTATTACAGGCAATGCAGAGCTCGTGGAGTTGGGCAGTGGCAGTTCGACGAAAACCAGATTTTTGTTGGATGCCTACCAACAATTTGAGCAGCTAGATTATGTGCCGGTGGATGTGAGTGCCAGTATTGTTGAGTTTGCGGCAGAGCGCTTATTTCAGGAGTATGAGACTCTTTCGATTACGGGCTTAATCGGCACCTATGAGCAGGCGATCGCCCATTTACCGGACGCGGGAGATTTACCACGGATGCTCATTTTTCTGGGTAGTACCCTCGGCAACTTTTCCGCCGCAGACAGCGATCGCTTTTTTAAACAAACCCGCCAATCTTTACGAACTGGAGATTATTTCTTATTAGGGCTTGATCGCCATAAATCTTCTGACATTCTTGAGGCGGCTTACAACGATAGCCAAGGCATTACAGCCGCATTTAACCTGAATATGCTTGAGCATCTAAACGACCGTTATGGGGCAAATTTTGAGACGCGCAACTTCCGTCACCGTGCCATTTACAATGTGCCTAAACGACAGATCGAAATGCATTTAGACTGTTTAGCGACCCACACCGTGACCTTCCCTAGCCTTGATACCACCATTGAGTTTCAAGGGGGCGAAAGTATTCTTACCGAAATTTCCCGCAAATTTGAGCTAGAACAATTGCAGGATAATCTCGCCATGCAAGGTCTAAAAACGGTGAAAGTGTGGGGCGATCGCCGGGATTGGTTTAGCCTGATTTTGACCCAAGTTGTTTAA
- a CDS encoding S8 family peptidase has protein sequence MRKLLITLLFIVGLGLALVNMPSLATQGSYDSVVLDFREDLGEGEISRQLENFAKRFNASIRLNSEFSAADNVYVAEGNEKLLQALRKSDLIKSTEYIEPNYIYRTFATPNDPDYAKQWNLRSINVEQAWTENRGEGITVAVIDTGVSRVPDLEKTEFVKGYDFVGDRPEANDDVGHGTHVAGTIAQSTNNGYGVAGIAYNAKIMPIKVLGANGGGTISDIAEGIKFAADNGADVINMSLGGGGASRLMQEAIDYAYRKNVVVIAAAGNANQNSASYPARYPKVIGVSAIDAAGIKAPYSNYGAGIDITAPGGGESGGILQETIDPSSGAAVFQDYKGTSMASPHVAGVAAMIKAAGVEEPAEVLQVLKQSAQKIKDDPFNHYGAGYLNAGEALSEAVKGKITFKDFFRWLRDNGYLSPRFWIDGGTIALLPKIAMVLGSYLLAFFLRNYFPFGWSWAFNGGLVMGSSGLFFLKGFYIFDLSQAPFRVLGSSLPELGNALNGSPVLNPIFASVLIPFGLLVLIAGTEFGKKFGVGLSLGVASCLTVYAFTSPLVWGLGSGLVAQGFLVVNAILCFALARLMIKDPLKTQS, from the coding sequence ATGCGAAAGTTGTTGATTACGCTGTTGTTTATCGTGGGCTTGGGATTGGCACTGGTGAATATGCCCAGTCTCGCGACCCAAGGAAGCTACGACTCAGTGGTACTAGATTTCCGGGAAGACCTCGGCGAAGGGGAAATTTCTAGGCAACTCGAAAATTTTGCAAAACGCTTCAATGCCAGTATCCGATTAAACAGCGAGTTTTCCGCAGCAGACAATGTGTATGTAGCCGAAGGCAACGAAAAACTATTACAAGCCCTCCGCAAATCCGACCTCATAAAATCGACAGAATATATCGAACCCAACTACATTTACAGGACTTTCGCGACCCCAAACGACCCCGACTACGCAAAACAGTGGAATCTTCGCAGCATTAATGTCGAGCAGGCATGGACAGAAAATAGGGGTGAAGGCATTACCGTCGCCGTCATCGACACAGGTGTTAGTCGTGTTCCTGATTTAGAAAAAACAGAATTTGTTAAAGGCTATGATTTTGTCGGCGATCGCCCCGAAGCCAATGATGACGTAGGTCACGGAACCCACGTAGCCGGAACCATTGCCCAGTCTACCAATAATGGTTATGGCGTGGCGGGCATTGCCTACAACGCCAAAATTATGCCAATTAAAGTACTTGGCGCAAACGGTGGCGGCACAATCTCCGATATTGCAGAAGGCATCAAATTTGCCGCAGACAACGGCGCAGATGTCATTAATATGAGCCTTGGCGGCGGTGGTGCTAGTCGTCTCATGCAAGAGGCGATCGACTACGCCTACAGAAAAAACGTTGTCGTCATTGCCGCCGCTGGTAACGCAAACCAAAACTCAGCTTCCTATCCCGCCCGCTACCCGAAAGTAATCGGTGTTTCGGCGATCGACGCAGCAGGCATTAAAGCACCCTATTCCAACTACGGCGCAGGCATTGACATTACCGCTCCCGGTGGCGGTGAATCCGGCGGCATTCTCCAAGAAACCATCGACCCTAGTTCTGGCGCAGCCGTCTTCCAAGACTACAAAGGCACAAGTATGGCCTCTCCCCATGTTGCAGGGGTTGCCGCAATGATCAAAGCCGCCGGAGTAGAAGAACCAGCCGAAGTTTTACAAGTCCTCAAGCAATCCGCCCAAAAGATTAAAGACGATCCCTTTAACCATTACGGCGCAGGCTATCTCAATGCAGGCGAAGCCCTCAGCGAAGCAGTCAAAGGCAAAATCACCTTTAAAGATTTCTTCCGTTGGCTCCGTGACAATGGTTACCTCAGTCCTCGTTTCTGGATTGACGGCGGCACGATCGCCCTCTTACCAAAGATTGCCATGGTGCTCGGTTCCTACCTCCTCGCCTTTTTCCTCCGCAACTATTTCCCCTTCGGTTGGAGTTGGGCATTTAATGGCGGCTTGGTCATGGGAAGTTCTGGCCTATTTTTCCTCAAAGGCTTCTACATTTTCGACCTATCCCAAGCACCTTTCCGCGTGCTGGGCAGCTCCCTGCCAGAACTGGGGAACGCCCTCAATGGCAGTCCTGTATTAAACCCAATCTTTGCTAGTGTTTTGATTCCCTTCGGATTACTTGTCCTAATCGCCGGAACAGAATTTGGCAAAAAATTTGGTGTTGGTCTTAGTCTGGGAGTAGCCTCTTGTCTTACTGTTTACGCCTTTACTTCACCCTTAGTTTGGGGACTAGGTTCTGGCCTAGTTGCGCAGGGATTTCTAGTTGTGAATGCAATCCTTTGTTTTGCCCTAGCTAGATTAATGATTAAAGATCCACTAAAAACACAATCATAA
- a CDS encoding YaaW family protein, with translation MDELRTALNLATDEELQHLTQILFSRKFNPLDYFQTPQPIFVQTQHRDRQIESIERRFRHLAADGFTVLLGQAEMLSYREILLQVCHFLKLSSEPGISTTDLEAEIFLHLTGKAWRKLPAAEKKSLLHRVQRSLERDFLPEPLPVQLQHNPVQILLRGGSTIAVSTILKTAILKNIARQFALYFASSHMTKVAAGGAGKLATVLSSQAAKKGLATTALKYGAMRSVFSVVVPAMWGWFLADLGWRAIATNYGRIIPMIVTLAQIRLTREEIVWQEN, from the coding sequence GTGGATGAGCTAAGAACAGCCCTGAATTTAGCGACGGATGAGGAATTGCAGCATTTGACTCAGATTCTGTTTAGCCGCAAGTTTAATCCGCTGGATTATTTCCAAACGCCTCAACCGATTTTTGTTCAAACGCAACATCGCGATCGCCAAATTGAAAGTATCGAGCGACGGTTTCGCCATCTGGCGGCTGATGGTTTTACGGTGCTGCTTGGTCAGGCGGAAATGTTGAGTTATCGCGAAATTTTATTGCAGGTCTGCCACTTCCTGAAGCTGTCTAGTGAGCCGGGGATTAGCACCACCGACCTTGAGGCGGAAATTTTCCTCCATCTCACGGGCAAAGCTTGGCGCAAGTTACCTGCTGCCGAAAAGAAGTCACTACTCCACCGGGTTCAGCGTTCCCTCGAACGGGATTTTTTGCCGGAGCCTCTGCCTGTCCAGCTCCAACATAACCCCGTTCAGATTTTGTTGCGGGGTGGTAGTACGATCGCCGTGAGTACGATTTTAAAAACCGCCATTCTTAAAAATATTGCCCGGCAATTTGCCTTGTATTTTGCGTCCTCCCACATGACGAAGGTGGCCGCCGGTGGTGCAGGCAAGCTAGCGACAGTGCTGTCATCCCAAGCGGCCAAGAAAGGTTTGGCCACGACTGCCCTTAAGTATGGTGCGATGCGCAGTGTGTTTAGTGTGGTGGTGCCTGCGATGTGGGGCTGGTTCCTTGCTGATCTCGGTTGGCGGGCGATCGCCACAAACTACGGCCGCATTATTCCGATGATTGTGACTTTGGCGCAAATCCGCCTCACCCGCGAAGAAATCGTCTGGCAAGAAAACTAA